A genomic region of Paenibacillus sp. PL2-23 contains the following coding sequences:
- a CDS encoding aspartate aminotransferase family protein, with the protein MMGNTRFTTHFLHETEPSQAAFLQHMNEAVDVLLRDFASADKPYSGIALDELSSIFRNRPVCPREGVAMEELLQFVGGAILKHSAVVHHPACMAHLHCPPLQASVIAETLLSASNPSMDSWDQSMSATLVEQEVIKWLAELFGYAREQADGVFTSGGTQSNFMGLLLARDHYCEQWGWNVQQQGLPPLANRLRILCSDAAHFTVRQSAAILGLGQQAVVTIPTDEAGRMRVDLLETTLARLHKEGLLPFALVATAGTTDFGSIDPLPQLAAIARRQGLWLHTDAAFGGALALSSRHAGLLEGIALSDSITVDFHKLFYQSISCGAFLLRDRQHYRYLRLHAEYLNPVEDDEVGVPNLVGKSIQTTRRFDALKLYMSLQHIGRDRFAEMIDHTLQLAAETAELIKRAAELELLAEPTINTVVFSYMPSTISGLDDRGADELNRRIRDCLLEGGMAVVARTKARGRTCLKFTLLNPVATLQDIRAVLQSIVYIGQELEQQMVSELMEIGRGDAS; encoded by the coding sequence AGCTGCGTTCCTCCAGCATATGAACGAGGCAGTCGATGTGCTGCTGCGTGATTTCGCAAGCGCGGATAAGCCATATAGCGGCATTGCGCTTGACGAGCTGTCGTCCATCTTCCGCAATCGTCCCGTATGCCCTCGCGAAGGGGTCGCGATGGAGGAGCTGCTCCAGTTCGTGGGCGGAGCCATTCTGAAGCATTCCGCCGTTGTGCACCATCCCGCTTGCATGGCGCATCTGCATTGTCCCCCGCTTCAGGCATCGGTCATTGCGGAGACGCTGCTGTCAGCCTCCAATCCCTCCATGGACTCCTGGGATCAGAGCATGTCGGCCACACTGGTGGAGCAGGAGGTTATCAAGTGGCTGGCCGAGTTGTTCGGCTATGCAAGAGAGCAGGCAGACGGCGTGTTCACGAGCGGCGGAACTCAGTCCAACTTCATGGGACTGCTGCTTGCAAGGGATCATTATTGCGAGCAATGGGGCTGGAATGTCCAGCAGCAAGGCTTGCCGCCGCTGGCCAATCGACTGCGTATCCTATGCTCCGATGCGGCGCACTTTACGGTCAGACAGTCTGCTGCCATTCTGGGTCTTGGCCAACAGGCAGTGGTGACCATTCCGACCGATGAGGCTGGGAGAATGCGCGTTGACCTGCTGGAGACAACGCTTGCCAGGCTGCACAAGGAAGGCTTGCTGCCATTCGCTCTTGTCGCGACAGCCGGAACAACGGATTTCGGCAGTATTGATCCACTGCCCCAGCTGGCGGCTATCGCGCGCAGACAGGGTTTGTGGCTCCACACAGACGCTGCATTCGGGGGAGCGCTGGCCCTGAGCAGCCGGCATGCGGGCTTACTGGAGGGCATCGCCTTGTCGGACTCCATTACGGTGGATTTCCACAAGCTGTTCTATCAGTCGATCAGCTGCGGCGCGTTCCTGCTTCGCGATCGACAGCACTACCGCTATTTGCGGCTGCACGCGGAATATCTCAATCCCGTCGAGGATGATGAGGTCGGAGTGCCTAACCTGGTGGGCAAGTCGATTCAGACGACGAGACGGTTCGACGCTCTGAAGCTGTATATGTCGCTGCAGCATATCGGGCGCGATCGGTTTGCCGAGATGATTGACCACACCCTGCAATTGGCGGCGGAGACAGCGGAGCTGATCAAGCGTGCGGCGGAGCTGGAATTGCTGGCGGAGCCCACTATCAACACCGTTGTATTCAGCTACATGCCTTCCACGATTTCCGGTCTCGATGATCGCGGTGCGGATGAGCTGAACCGGCGCATTCGGGATTGTCTGCTGGAAGGCGGCATGGCTGTGGTCGCCCGGACGAAGGCGCGGGGGAGAACCTGCCTGAAGTTTACGCTGCTTAATCCGGTTGCGACGCTTCAGGACATTAGAGCTGTGCTGCAGAGCATTGTTTATATAGGGCAAGAGCTAGAGCAACAAATGGTATCTGAGCTGATGGAAATAGGGAGAGGAGATGCATCATGA
- a CDS encoding phosphopantetheine-binding protein: MNRAATMEGLRALMAGKLQLAEVPPLQEAHRLNEDLCIDSLMMLQLLVWIEVEFGLRIPEEEVDPGVFSTVGTLLDYMEGLQSASHS; the protein is encoded by the coding sequence ATGAACAGAGCCGCAACAATGGAAGGGCTCCGAGCTCTGATGGCGGGTAAGCTGCAGCTGGCCGAGGTGCCGCCGCTTCAGGAAGCGCACCGACTGAACGAGGATCTGTGTATCGATTCGCTGATGATGCTGCAGCTGCTTGTGTGGATCGAGGTCGAATTCGGCCTGCGCATCCCGGAGGAAGAGGTGGACCCCGGCGTATTCTCCACCGTGGGCACATTGCTTGATTACATGGAGGGGCTTCAATCTGCAAGTCACTCATAA
- a CDS encoding IucA/IucC family protein yields the protein MIRNVAEFTGSGVEQGGDSRTIAERATLQSLLNGFLRETGLGSWRVAASGWELQVPLASQDGTLLIEVERRSETGRHLFRYPIHWIGSGTQAVIESELSAAARLVRELGALVRGATPERMEELLLRIEESCSRIEQFVASREGDREELYGFEGDFLSAEQALLFGHLLHPTPKSRQGLPEQLQSIYAPELKGEFQLHYFRAHRSIVREGSSLDGISATEWIKAELRDAAKQDSSLAVSFTDEDEYTLIPLHPLQASEVLAKPQVQQLMEAGALQDLGPMGRAFAATSSLRTVYHAQSPWMAKGSVPVRMTNSLRVNKYKELERGVEVSRLLKTAVGEVSTRFPAFSIVQDPAFVTIALEGEEESGFEVVLRDNPFQGQQAQQATLVAALVQDPLPGSDSRLGCIIRAIAEREGRTTETVSLDWFRRYMDISLKPMVWLYMTHGIALEAHQQNSVVQLKEGYPDHYYYRDNQGYYFCESMRDHLAAQLPGIGEKSQTFCEDAIADERFRYYVVFNHMFGLINGFGSAGLADERALLKELRLALEGFLPMNRKPSVFLETLLHEKSLPCKANLLTRLFDMDELVGSLAEQSVYVMVENPLAVEVQAYARRHDA from the coding sequence ATGATTCGCAATGTGGCAGAGTTTACAGGTTCAGGTGTAGAACAAGGAGGGGATTCGCGTACGATTGCGGAGAGGGCGACTCTCCAGAGCCTGCTTAACGGCTTCCTAAGGGAGACGGGGCTTGGAAGCTGGCGCGTGGCAGCATCCGGCTGGGAGCTGCAGGTTCCGCTCGCCAGCCAGGACGGAACGCTGCTGATCGAGGTCGAGAGGCGGTCGGAGACAGGGAGGCATCTGTTCCGCTACCCCATTCACTGGATCGGCAGCGGGACCCAAGCTGTCATAGAGAGTGAGCTGTCGGCTGCTGCACGCCTGGTGAGGGAGCTGGGAGCATTGGTGCGGGGCGCCACGCCGGAGAGGATGGAGGAGCTGCTGCTTCGTATCGAGGAGAGCTGCTCCCGCATCGAGCAGTTCGTCGCGTCGCGCGAGGGTGATCGCGAGGAGCTGTATGGCTTCGAAGGGGACTTCCTTTCTGCGGAGCAGGCGCTTCTATTCGGACATCTGCTGCATCCTACGCCGAAGAGCCGCCAAGGCTTGCCTGAGCAGCTGCAATCGATCTATGCCCCTGAGCTGAAGGGGGAGTTCCAGCTGCATTATTTCCGCGCGCACCGCTCCATTGTGAGGGAGGGGTCCTCGCTTGATGGCATATCCGCTACGGAATGGATCAAGGCGGAGCTGCGGGATGCCGCTAAGCAGGACTCGTCGCTGGCAGTCAGCTTCACCGATGAGGACGAGTATACGCTTATTCCGCTTCATCCTCTGCAAGCGTCCGAGGTGCTAGCCAAGCCGCAGGTGCAGCAGCTAATGGAAGCCGGCGCGCTTCAGGACCTGGGTCCAATGGGCAGAGCGTTCGCGGCCACCTCATCCCTGCGCACCGTCTATCATGCGCAGTCGCCGTGGATGGCCAAGGGCTCGGTGCCGGTCCGCATGACCAATTCCCTTCGGGTGAACAAGTACAAGGAGCTGGAGCGGGGAGTGGAGGTGTCCCGTCTCTTGAAAACCGCAGTAGGGGAGGTATCCACCCGCTTCCCGGCATTCTCCATCGTACAGGATCCCGCGTTCGTGACCATTGCGCTGGAGGGCGAGGAGGAGTCCGGCTTCGAGGTTGTCCTTCGCGACAATCCGTTTCAGGGACAGCAAGCTCAGCAGGCAACGCTTGTGGCCGCGCTTGTTCAGGATCCGCTGCCGGGCTCCGATTCGCGACTGGGCTGCATCATCCGAGCCATTGCGGAGCGCGAGGGCCGGACAACGGAGACGGTCAGCCTAGATTGGTTCCGACGCTATATGGACATATCGCTGAAGCCGATGGTTTGGCTGTATATGACCCACGGCATTGCGCTGGAGGCGCATCAGCAGAACAGCGTCGTGCAGCTGAAGGAGGGCTATCCCGATCATTACTATTACCGCGACAATCAGGGCTATTATTTCTGCGAGTCCATGAGGGATCACCTGGCGGCACAGCTTCCCGGCATCGGGGAGAAGAGCCAGACATTCTGCGAGGATGCTATTGCCGACGAGCGGTTCCGTTATTATGTTGTTTTCAACCATATGTTTGGCTTGATCAACGGCTTTGGGTCCGCAGGCTTGGCTGATGAACGTGCGCTCCTGAAGGAGCTGCGCTTGGCGCTGGAAGGGTTCCTGCCGATGAACCGCAAGCCTTCCGTCTTCCTGGAAACCCTTCTGCATGAGAAGTCGCTTCCATGCAAGGCGAATCTGCTCACGCGCCTGTTCGACATGGATGAGCTTGTTGGCTCGCTGGCGGAGCAGTCGGTATACGTCATGGTGGAAAATCCTCTGGCAGTGGAGGTGCAGGCGTATGCCCGGCGTCATGATGCGTAA
- a CDS encoding AMP-binding protein, with protein MKRELFAVNRAVFGQRQLDEAWRRYSGNPSFQEAGRTGSVIAVVMPDAAELIALVLYLREAGASVLLLHGETPRETAMALGRKAGCRGLVFHSAVEGYCPLPASGQEQAYATGGEASLCLFSSGTSGQPKLISRSWRSVGDEVAAYNEAIGLGEEVTPIVISPVSHAYGLIAGALSAMERGAIPHIAAYTNPKLTLALLRDTPKHILYGVPLTLHVLASLAPGFRFHQLMSSGAPLPQGLLNSLALTADRVLQQYGCSEAGCISINRDVRASGDMGAPLRHISIAEAGSGPDAPAEIVIKAGESFIRTGDLGYAVGGELKLLARVDDVINVAGLKVFPAEVEDVISELEGIRECVVYRGKHPIMGEIVCGMVAADGGVTPDEVRSWCLSKLPPYKVPAKVVCVERLPRTATGKISRRLLEEANSEL; from the coding sequence ATGAAAAGGGAGCTGTTTGCCGTCAATCGAGCCGTCTTCGGCCAGAGGCAGCTGGACGAGGCCTGGCGGAGATACAGCGGCAATCCGTCATTCCAGGAAGCTGGCAGGACGGGAAGCGTCATTGCCGTTGTTATGCCGGATGCGGCGGAGCTGATCGCGCTGGTGCTGTATTTGCGCGAGGCGGGAGCCTCTGTGCTGCTGCTTCACGGGGAAACGCCGCGCGAGACGGCGATGGCGTTAGGTAGGAAGGCCGGGTGCAGAGGCCTTGTGTTCCACTCTGCTGTGGAGGGCTATTGCCCGCTCCCAGCGTCAGGCCAGGAGCAGGCGTACGCGACAGGAGGGGAAGCGTCGCTCTGTCTGTTCAGCTCCGGCACGAGCGGCCAGCCGAAGCTCATCAGCCGTTCCTGGCGATCAGTAGGGGATGAGGTTGCAGCCTATAATGAAGCGATTGGCCTTGGGGAAGAGGTGACGCCGATCGTCATATCGCCGGTCAGCCATGCCTACGGATTAATTGCAGGCGCGTTGTCCGCCATGGAGCGGGGGGCGATTCCGCACATTGCCGCGTATACGAATCCTAAGCTTACGCTGGCGCTGCTGAGAGATACGCCGAAGCATATCCTATACGGCGTGCCGCTGACGCTGCATGTGCTGGCCTCGTTGGCCCCGGGCTTCCGATTCCATCAGCTGATGAGCTCCGGCGCGCCGCTGCCTCAAGGTCTGCTGAACAGCCTGGCGCTGACGGCTGATCGCGTGCTTCAGCAGTACGGCTGCTCTGAGGCGGGGTGCATCAGCATCAACAGGGATGTGCGGGCGAGCGGGGATATGGGAGCGCCGCTTCGTCATATCAGCATCGCGGAGGCGGGCTCAGGGCCGGACGCTCCTGCGGAAATTGTAATCAAGGCTGGCGAGAGCTTCATTCGAACGGGAGATCTCGGGTACGCAGTGGGGGGCGAGCTGAAGCTGCTGGCCAGAGTCGACGATGTCATTAATGTAGCTGGTCTGAAGGTGTTCCCTGCCGAGGTGGAGGATGTCATCTCCGAGCTGGAAGGCATTCGGGAATGTGTCGTCTATCGGGGCAAGCATCCCATAATGGGAGAGATCGTATGCGGCATGGTTGCGGCAGACGGAGGGGTGACGCCAGACGAGGTGCGGTCCTGGTGTTTGTCGAAGCTTCCTCCTTACAAGGTGCCGGCCAAAGTCGTGTGCGTGGAGCGGCTGCCAAGAACGGCAACGGGCAAGATCAGCCGACGGCTGCTGGAGGAGGCGAATTCCGAACTATGA
- a CDS encoding lysine N(6)-hydroxylase/L-ornithine N(5)-oxygenase family protein: MKHNAESYLPDTLDLLGIGIGPFNLGLAALLERVPETQAVFLERKPRFEWHAGMMIDGTTLQVPFFADLVTMADPTHRLSFLNYLQEHGRLYHFYFLERFHISRAEYDHYCRWAAERLEACRFGWEVAEVTLEENGGESRFAVEAEELATGRRTRCYARDLVLGVGSRPRVPARLNAPGAPNAFHSSAYMANRERCLQGRSITVIGSGQSAAEIVLDLIREQKKLGFRLDWFTRSQGFFPMEYSKLGLEHFSPDYTRYFYGLPQDHKDEIRAGQNLLYKGISAGTIADIYDALYDAGEAGAAAPQVRLMACTEVERLLPGEGEGGGFRLDCRQLQQDASFQHDSEFVILATGYEHAEPACLAPIASRLQRDSQGRLAVSEHYELRLNADGGSRIFIQNGELHTHGVGAPDLGLGAHRNSVIIRELTGREVYPVRSRNVFQQFGVGDERKG; this comes from the coding sequence ATGAAGCATAACGCCGAGTCGTACTTGCCGGATACGCTGGACCTGCTCGGCATCGGCATCGGGCCGTTTAATCTGGGGCTTGCTGCGCTGCTGGAGCGTGTGCCGGAGACCCAAGCCGTCTTCCTGGAGCGGAAGCCCCGATTCGAATGGCATGCCGGCATGATGATTGACGGCACTACCCTGCAGGTTCCTTTTTTTGCCGATCTGGTTACGATGGCCGACCCGACGCATCGCCTTAGCTTTCTGAATTATTTGCAGGAGCATGGGCGGCTGTACCACTTCTACTTCCTGGAGAGGTTTCATATTTCCCGCGCTGAATACGACCATTATTGCCGCTGGGCGGCGGAGAGGCTGGAGGCCTGTCGCTTCGGCTGGGAGGTCGCTGAGGTCACGCTGGAGGAGAATGGCGGAGAATCGCGATTCGCTGTGGAGGCCGAGGAGCTCGCGACGGGCCGGAGGACGCGCTGCTACGCTCGCGATCTTGTGCTGGGCGTTGGCAGCCGCCCGCGCGTTCCCGCACGCTTGAACGCGCCTGGCGCGCCGAATGCCTTCCACTCCTCTGCCTACATGGCGAACAGGGAGCGTTGTCTGCAGGGTCGTTCCATTACGGTCATCGGCTCGGGTCAAAGCGCCGCTGAAATTGTGCTGGATCTGATCAGGGAGCAGAAGAAGCTCGGCTTCCGCCTGGATTGGTTCACGCGTTCGCAAGGCTTCTTCCCCATGGAATACTCCAAGCTGGGGCTTGAGCATTTCTCGCCGGATTATACGCGTTACTTCTACGGACTGCCGCAGGACCATAAGGATGAGATTCGGGCCGGGCAGAACCTGCTCTACAAAGGCATCAGCGCAGGGACCATCGCCGATATTTACGATGCTCTGTACGATGCGGGCGAGGCTGGGGCGGCAGCGCCCCAGGTCCGCTTGATGGCTTGTACGGAGGTGGAGCGGCTGCTCCCTGGCGAAGGCGAAGGCGGAGGGTTCCGCCTGGACTGCCGGCAGCTGCAGCAAGACGCCTCGTTCCAGCATGACAGCGAATTTGTTATTCTAGCGACCGGCTATGAGCATGCCGAGCCGGCATGCCTGGCGCCGATTGCCAGCCGATTGCAGCGGGATAGCCAAGGGAGACTGGCGGTGTCCGAGCATTATGAGCTGAGGCTGAACGCCGATGGGGGGAGCCGCATCTTCATCCAGAATGGAGAGCTGCATACGCATGGCGTTGGCGCTCCTGACCTTGGACTCGGCGCGCACCGGAACAGCGTCATTATTCGGGAGCTGACGGGACGCGAGGTGTACCCCGTCAGGAGCAGGAATGTCTTCCAGCAGTTTGGAGTGGGCGATGAGCGGAAAGGCTGA
- a CDS encoding GNAT family N-acetyltransferase has protein sequence MPGVMMRNVKQLFEAPHLARFEDQASGRTISFRPVTEGDVLLLHAWHQEPHVVPFWQLNIPLDAYRAHLDRFLADSHHTLCMGELNGVPMSYFESYWAAQDVIGRYYEAEEADQGIHLLIGPPDYLGQGLAQPLLMALMRVQFLHEGTKRIVAEPDIRNAKMRHIFEKCGFRFQREVQLPDKRAALMLCERETFETLDQVGKEAYSDEA, from the coding sequence ATGCCCGGCGTCATGATGCGTAATGTGAAGCAGCTGTTCGAGGCTCCTCATCTGGCTCGTTTCGAGGATCAGGCCAGTGGCCGAACTATCTCCTTCCGTCCGGTTACGGAGGGAGATGTCCTCCTGCTGCATGCCTGGCATCAGGAGCCGCATGTCGTGCCGTTCTGGCAGCTGAATATTCCTCTGGACGCCTATCGGGCGCATCTGGACCGCTTCCTGGCCGATTCCCATCACACCTTGTGTATGGGCGAGCTGAATGGTGTGCCGATGAGCTACTTTGAATCCTATTGGGCAGCGCAGGACGTCATTGGCCGCTATTACGAGGCGGAGGAGGCGGATCAGGGCATCCATCTCTTGATTGGGCCGCCGGATTATCTGGGGCAGGGGCTTGCTCAGCCGCTGCTAATGGCGCTGATGCGGGTGCAGTTCCTTCATGAGGGAACGAAGCGGATTGTTGCGGAGCCGGATATTCGGAATGCCAAGATGCGCCATATTTTCGAAAAATGCGGCTTCCGCTTCCAGCGGGAGGTGCAGCTGCCGGACAAGAGGGCGGCATTGATGCTGTGCGAGCGGGAGACGTTCGAGACGCTGGACCAAGTGGGAAAGGAGGCGTATAGCGATGAAGCATAA
- a CDS encoding IucA/IucC family protein, with amino-acid sequence MSGKAERQVERPAERQAERQAGRPAVGLAAAAGKGPVQTVRYIQYAGGDCSLKAIWQKDVMAARALQSEAGARVLRRIFRQLVESVIYEGIVTPRDVQEEAGVRFELDGTDAEGRQVVYWCMGRRRDTFGRIRLLSSSTVMRRSVEGESEAGSLRQFVWETLNVPGTEKEKLSAFAEELEQTCLKDTIAQYIREQSGASLRGLDGDALESAVMDGHRYHPSYKSRIGFDLAEHLAYGPEFAQDLTPLWLAVRREDCRSAVLSSRTLASHMVSELGEEGVQGLLGVLRAEGCEPELYELLPVHPWQWRHAIAAACGEELRMKRMVMLGTASDVYRAQQSIRSWANRSNPEKAYMKLSMNLVNTSSSRQLLPHYTVTAPALSDWLQTLVDGDTYLRKEARVILLRETAAISYDPPSRTEARHPLYAAAGCIWRESIHRYLEEGEGAAPFFALFAEELDGTPFIDPWLQAYGIEPWLLLLLERCMLPVVHLSAVHGVALEAHAQNMVLVHRNGLPERVALKDFHEDVLYHPAFLSQPELCPDLSRVHECYEQPEECANFEADSVDRLRYLTLGALLFVNLGELAMLLEDKYGYSEARFWRLAAQCIHHHQQRHEDWSARFETLDLFAPTTWVERLTCKRLTSRKTGMSHEVPNPLFAYRRQDCSMSREEISI; translated from the coding sequence ATGAGCGGAAAGGCTGAACGTCAGGTTGAGCGTCCCGCTGAACGTCAGGCTGAACGTCAGGCTGGGCGACCGGCTGTCGGCTTGGCGGCCGCAGCCGGCAAGGGACCCGTACAGACGGTACGGTATATACAATACGCGGGAGGAGACTGCAGCTTGAAAGCAATATGGCAGAAGGATGTTATGGCCGCTCGCGCGCTGCAATCGGAGGCGGGCGCACGCGTCCTTCGGAGAATATTCCGGCAGCTCGTGGAGTCGGTGATCTACGAGGGAATCGTGACGCCTCGAGATGTACAGGAGGAGGCTGGCGTTCGATTCGAGCTCGATGGGACCGATGCCGAAGGCCGGCAGGTTGTGTACTGGTGCATGGGGCGCCGGAGAGACACCTTCGGCAGAATCCGGCTGCTGAGCAGCTCCACAGTCATGAGGCGGAGTGTGGAGGGCGAGAGTGAAGCGGGCTCGCTCCGACAATTTGTATGGGAGACGCTGAATGTGCCCGGCACGGAGAAGGAGAAGCTGTCCGCCTTCGCGGAGGAGCTGGAGCAGACCTGCCTCAAGGACACCATCGCCCAATACATTCGCGAACAGAGCGGCGCCTCGCTGCGCGGGCTGGATGGGGATGCGCTGGAGTCGGCTGTCATGGACGGCCATCGCTATCATCCCAGCTACAAATCGCGGATCGGCTTCGATCTGGCGGAGCATCTCGCTTACGGTCCGGAGTTCGCGCAGGACTTGACTCCGCTGTGGCTGGCTGTGCGCAGGGAGGATTGCCGCTCGGCTGTGCTGTCTTCGCGCACGCTGGCCAGTCATATGGTATCAGAGCTTGGGGAGGAAGGCGTGCAGGGGCTGCTGGGCGTGCTCCGGGCCGAGGGCTGCGAGCCGGAGCTGTATGAGCTGCTTCCCGTCCATCCCTGGCAGTGGCGCCATGCCATTGCTGCCGCTTGCGGGGAGGAGCTGCGCATGAAGCGAATGGTCATGCTGGGAACGGCGTCTGACGTGTATCGCGCACAGCAGTCCATCCGCTCTTGGGCCAACCGATCGAATCCGGAGAAAGCCTATATGAAGCTGTCTATGAATTTGGTGAATACGTCAAGCTCCCGGCAGCTGCTGCCGCATTATACGGTAACGGCTCCCGCGCTGTCTGACTGGCTGCAGACTCTGGTGGATGGCGATACTTATCTGAGGAAGGAAGCAAGAGTCATTCTGCTGCGGGAAACGGCTGCCATCTCGTATGATCCCCCCTCGCGCACGGAAGCCAGGCATCCGCTTTATGCTGCGGCTGGCTGTATCTGGAGGGAGAGTATTCATCGTTATCTGGAGGAGGGCGAGGGGGCGGCGCCGTTCTTCGCGCTGTTCGCTGAGGAGCTGGACGGCACGCCATTCATCGATCCCTGGCTGCAAGCCTACGGCATCGAGCCTTGGCTGCTGCTGCTGCTGGAGCGCTGCATGCTTCCGGTGGTTCATTTGTCGGCTGTTCACGGCGTCGCGCTGGAGGCTCATGCCCAGAATATGGTACTGGTCCACCGGAACGGGCTGCCTGAACGAGTGGCGCTTAAGGACTTCCATGAGGATGTGCTGTATCATCCTGCTTTCCTGTCGCAGCCCGAGCTGTGCCCGGACTTATCCCGCGTTCATGAGTGCTATGAGCAGCCGGAGGAATGTGCCAACTTCGAAGCGGACAGCGTTGATCGCCTTCGCTATCTGACGCTGGGGGCGCTGCTGTTCGTCAATTTGGGCGAGCTGGCGATGCTGCTGGAGGATAAGTACGGGTATTCGGAGGCCCGGTTCTGGAGGCTCGCCGCCCAATGTATACATCATCATCAGCAGCGGCATGAAGATTGGAGCGCCCGGTTCGAGACGCTGGATCTGTTCGCCCCCACCACTTGGGTGGAGCGGCTGACCTGCAAGCGTCTAACGTCGCGGAAGACGGGTATGTCGCATGAGGTGCCTAATCCTCTGTTCGCCTACCGCCGTCAGGATTGCAGCATGAGCAGAGAGGAGATTTCTATATGA